A part of Anaerotignum faecicola genomic DNA contains:
- a CDS encoding DUF6773 family protein, with protein MKQYQDERTLQVRNRIYAELMRIMLCVVVLSFCIKTLYFHMGLTQCMTEYILMILAPVYQAVRIRQTEVVLGTGQDSRKRTILDTLLLLLLIPFFLRKSEWTNGDFSALLPPVVFVLLFLAIQYLFSHAEKKRAENLEKRYDAEDETK; from the coding sequence ATGAAACAATACCAAGACGAGAGAACCTTGCAGGTCAGAAACCGCATTTATGCCGAACTGATGCGGATTATGCTGTGTGTGGTCGTTCTCTCCTTCTGCATAAAGACATTGTATTTCCACATGGGACTTACGCAGTGCATGACAGAATATATCCTTATGATTCTTGCGCCTGTGTATCAGGCGGTGCGCATCCGCCAGACGGAGGTGGTTCTGGGGACAGGGCAGGACAGCCGCAAGCGCACCATTCTGGATACCCTGCTGCTGCTCCTTCTAATTCCTTTTTTCCTGCGGAAAAGCGAATGGACAAACGGGGATTTTTCCGCACTGCTGCCTCCTGTGGTCTTTGTGCTTCTGTTCCTTGCGATACAGTATCTTTTTTCCCATGCGGAGAAAAAACGGGCGGAAAACCTGGAAAAACGCTATGACGCGGAGGACGAAACCAAATAA
- the rpsF gene encoding 30S ribosomal protein S6 yields MNKYELALVLSPALDEEGRAAEVAKVQATLERFGAKIEKVDDWGKRKLAYEIAKVNEGFYSFTTFEAPAAAPAEIEARMRIMENVLRYLIIRKDA; encoded by the coding sequence ATGAACAAATACGAATTGGCGCTGGTTTTAAGTCCCGCACTGGACGAAGAAGGCAGAGCAGCAGAGGTAGCAAAGGTACAGGCTACACTGGAAAGATTCGGTGCAAAAATCGAAAAGGTTGATGACTGGGGCAAAAGAAAGCTCGCTTACGAAATCGCAAAGGTAAACGAAGGTTTCTACAGCTTCACAACATTCGAAGCACCCGCTGCTGCACCCGCAGAAATCGAAGCTCGTATGCGTATTATGGAAAACGTTCTGCGTTACCTGATCATCCGTAAGGACGCTTAA
- the murI gene encoding glutamate racemase — MDTRPIGVFDSGVGGLTVVKQIMKVMPHENIVYFGDTARVPYGTKSKEAVTKYSKQNVRFLLSKEVKAIIVACNTASSNSLDALRETFDVPIFGVVVPGVEEALRSTKNKKIGVIGTPGTVRSGAYERMICEQDSEMQVFTKACPLFVPLAEEGWTDNEVSRQAAKRYLEELVATGIDSLVLGCTHYPLLKRCIGQTVGEAIKLVDPAKATARRVMAFLKEHDLLNESEGVGEKQFYLSDSTDTFRFVCQKALKHPYEPEIIDIEMY, encoded by the coding sequence ATGGATACAAGACCAATCGGTGTATTTGATTCGGGGGTTGGCGGTCTGACTGTGGTAAAGCAGATTATGAAGGTGATGCCCCATGAAAATATTGTATATTTCGGGGATACGGCGCGCGTGCCCTACGGGACGAAATCCAAGGAGGCCGTAACGAAATATTCCAAGCAGAATGTACGGTTTCTGCTGAGCAAGGAAGTGAAGGCGATTATTGTTGCCTGCAATACGGCAAGCTCCAACAGCCTGGATGCGTTGCGGGAGACGTTTGATGTGCCCATCTTCGGTGTGGTTGTGCCGGGCGTGGAGGAGGCACTGCGCTCCACGAAGAATAAGAAAATTGGCGTAATCGGGACACCGGGGACGGTGCGTTCCGGCGCGTATGAGCGGATGATCTGCGAGCAGGACAGCGAAATGCAGGTATTCACAAAGGCGTGTCCGCTCTTTGTTCCCTTAGCGGAGGAGGGCTGGACGGATAACGAGGTTTCCAGACAGGCGGCGAAGCGGTATCTGGAGGAGCTGGTGGCAACGGGGATTGATTCCCTTGTGCTGGGCTGTACGCATTATCCCCTTTTGAAGCGCTGCATCGGGCAGACGGTCGGGGAGGCAATCAAGCTGGTTGACCCTGCGAAGGCAACGGCAAGACGGGTGATGGCGTTCTTAAAGGAGCATGACCTGCTGAATGAGAGCGAGGGTGTCGGCGAGAAGCAGTTTTATCTTTCCGACAGCACGGATACGTTCCGCTTTGTGTGCCAGAAGGCACTGAAGCACCCCTATGAGCCGGAAATTATTGATATCGAAATGTACTGA
- a CDS encoding single-stranded DNA-binding protein: protein MNKVILMGRLVRDPEVRYSQGAEPLAVARYTLAVNRRFKRQGEQDADFIGCVAFGKAGEFAEKYFKKGQMVSIIGRLQVRSWDDNEGKKRWSTDVVVEEQYFAESKASFENHKDAAPAATAPAPKQTAPSDGFYPIDESIEDDDLPF from the coding sequence ATGAACAAAGTGATTTTGATGGGACGACTGGTAAGAGATCCTGAGGTGAGATATTCCCAAGGAGCCGAGCCCTTAGCCGTTGCCAGATACACTTTGGCGGTCAACCGCCGTTTCAAACGTCAAGGCGAGCAGGATGCCGACTTCATCGGATGCGTTGCATTCGGCAAAGCCGGTGAGTTTGCGGAAAAATACTTCAAAAAAGGTCAGATGGTCAGCATTATCGGTCGGCTGCAGGTGCGCAGCTGGGATGATAACGAGGGCAAAAAACGCTGGAGTACGGATGTTGTGGTTGAGGAACAATACTTTGCGGAAAGCAAGGCTTCCTTTGAAAACCACAAAGATGCAGCACCGGCTGCAACCGCACCCGCGCCCAAGCAGACTGCCCCTTCCGATGGCTTCTATCCCATTGATGAAAGCATCGAAGATGATGATCTCCCCTTCTAA
- a CDS encoding NusG domain II-containing protein — MKKTDLLLVAGALIIAGGIWFFYSAGAEKGKGVEITVGGESKAFLPLGEDDSIRIDTDDGYNVITVKDGEVTVSEADCRDQICVEHKKIRKTGETIVCLPHKLVVTVTGDKPGDFDAVVM; from the coding sequence ATGAAAAAAACAGACCTTCTTCTGGTTGCAGGGGCACTTATCATCGCCGGCGGCATCTGGTTTTTCTATTCCGCAGGGGCGGAAAAAGGCAAGGGCGTGGAAATTACCGTGGGCGGAGAAAGCAAGGCATTTCTCCCTCTGGGCGAAGATGACAGCATTCGCATTGATACGGATGACGGCTACAACGTGATTACCGTGAAGGATGGGGAAGTGACCGTAAGTGAGGCGGACTGCCGCGACCAGATTTGCGTGGAGCATAAAAAAATCAGGAAAACAGGCGAAACCATCGTCTGCCTGCCTCATAAGCTTGTTGTAACCGTTACGGGGGACAAACCCGGTGATTTTGATGCGGTGGTGATGTAA
- a CDS encoding GNAT family N-acetyltransferase, whose translation MLTIKPTPDYDAILRWNAGKDEAFLFQWAGTTAYRYPLTKEQLMRQSAKDGVTVFMAYENEVPIGTMELCDIDPVQKTGRICRVLFAEEARGKGLAHRALSALCEKVFAKTELERLSLRVYCFNLPAIRCYERLGFLVTEYFEEADSHWNNYAMERKK comes from the coding sequence ATGCTGACTATAAAACCCACCCCCGATTATGATGCCATTCTGCGCTGGAACGCAGGCAAGGACGAGGCTTTTCTGTTCCAATGGGCAGGCACAACTGCCTACCGCTATCCCTTGACGAAGGAGCAGCTCATGCGTCAGTCTGCCAAGGACGGCGTTACGGTTTTCATGGCATACGAAAACGAAGTTCCCATCGGTACGATGGAGCTTTGCGATATCGACCCTGTCCAAAAAACGGGGCGCATCTGCCGCGTACTGTTCGCAGAGGAGGCGAGAGGAAAGGGGCTTGCACACAGAGCGCTTTCCGCCCTTTGCGAAAAGGTATTTGCCAAAACGGAGCTGGAGCGGCTCTCCCTGCGTGTATACTGCTTCAATCTGCCTGCCATCCGCTGCTATGAGCGTCTCGGCTTTCTGGTAACAGAATATTTCGAGGAAGCAGATTCCCATTGGAACAATTATGCCATGGAGCGAAAAAAATAA
- a CDS encoding branched-chain amino acid aminotransferase codes for MMEVKVTKTTNPKVKPDPATVPFGVAFTDHMFMMEYDSENGWQNPRIVPFGDISLNPGALVFHYGAEVFEGLKAYRTPSGEVQMFRPAENFKRMNNSAERLCLPQFDVEDAVEYLRKFVEVEKDWVPDQYGTSLYLRPFLFGTDADLALHGISHATFMVIACVVGSYYKSGLAPVDMLIEMDDVRAVRGGTGYAKCGGNYAAATRAGEKAAKKGYSQVVWVDGVERKYVEEGGGMNLMFVWDGKLVTPELNGSILPGVTRKSILELARSWGMETVERKITVDELMEGCKNGTVQEAFMCGTAAVVTPIGGFVRGEEKVVVNHNKIGEMTQKVYDELTGVQWGLKEDKFGWTVKVD; via the coding sequence ATGATGGAAGTAAAGGTAACAAAAACAACAAACCCCAAGGTGAAACCCGATCCTGCTACCGTGCCCTTTGGCGTAGCATTTACAGACCACATGTTTATGATGGAGTATGACAGCGAAAACGGCTGGCAGAACCCTCGTATCGTTCCCTTTGGGGATATTTCTCTGAATCCCGGCGCACTGGTATTCCATTACGGCGCAGAGGTTTTTGAAGGGCTGAAGGCGTACCGCACACCCAGCGGCGAGGTGCAGATGTTCCGCCCTGCGGAAAACTTCAAGCGTATGAACAATTCCGCAGAAAGACTGTGCCTGCCGCAGTTTGATGTGGAGGATGCAGTGGAATATCTGAGAAAATTCGTAGAGGTGGAAAAGGATTGGGTGCCCGACCAGTATGGTACATCTCTGTATCTGCGTCCCTTCCTGTTCGGTACAGATGCAGATCTGGCACTGCATGGCATCTCTCATGCGACATTTATGGTGATTGCCTGCGTGGTAGGCAGCTACTACAAGAGCGGTCTGGCTCCTGTGGATATGCTGATTGAAATGGATGATGTGCGTGCGGTTCGCGGCGGCACAGGCTATGCAAAATGCGGCGGCAACTACGCAGCGGCAACCAGAGCAGGCGAAAAGGCGGCAAAGAAGGGCTATTCTCAGGTTGTATGGGTTGACGGCGTTGAAAGAAAATATGTAGAAGAAGGCGGCGGCATGAACCTGATGTTCGTCTGGGACGGCAAGCTGGTGACACCTGAGCTGAACGGCTCCATCCTGCCCGGCGTAACCAGAAAATCCATTCTGGAGCTGGCAAGAAGCTGGGGCATGGAAACCGTTGAGCGCAAAATTACAGTTGACGAACTGATGGAGGGCTGCAAGAACGGCACAGTGCAGGAGGCATTCATGTGCGGTACTGCCGCAGTTGTAACACCCATCGGCGGCTTTGTACGCGGAGAGGAAAAGGTTGTTGTAAACCATAACAAAATCGGTGAAATGACACAGAAGGTTTATGACGAGCTGACAGGCGTACAATGGGGTCTGAAGGAAGATAAATTCGGCTGGACCGTAAAGGTAGACTGA
- a CDS encoding L-lactate dehydrogenase: MKTRKVGIIGLGHVGAHVAYSLAVQGIADELVLVDSNEKKVESECQDLRDSVAYLPHRVTVNIGTYEDLGDCDVIVNSIGKIEILRANQDRTDEMKFTVPAVNSYVGRVKASGFDGVVVNITNPCDVVTQQLAKGLGLPRGRVFGTGTGLDTSRLLSALARQTGIDHKSITAYMLGEHGNQQFAAWSNVSFRGKSLEEWAKTDERFRFDRDALQKESIRGGWVTFSGKYCTEYGIATTAARMVSIVLHDEKQIMPASAELCGEYGEKDVFVGVPCVIGKNGVEEVVELSLNEREKEELKKSCDVIRGNIKMVEEKK; encoded by the coding sequence ATGAAAACAAGAAAAGTCGGTATTATCGGTCTGGGGCATGTCGGCGCGCACGTTGCATACAGCTTAGCGGTGCAGGGCATTGCGGATGAGCTGGTGCTGGTGGACAGCAACGAAAAAAAGGTAGAAAGCGAATGTCAGGATTTGCGCGACAGCGTGGCATATCTGCCCCACAGGGTAACGGTGAACATCGGGACCTATGAGGATCTGGGTGATTGTGACGTTATCGTGAACAGCATCGGGAAGATTGAAATTCTCCGTGCAAATCAGGACAGAACGGATGAAATGAAATTTACCGTGCCTGCGGTCAACAGCTATGTGGGCAGAGTAAAGGCCTCCGGCTTTGACGGAGTTGTGGTCAACATTACAAACCCCTGCGACGTTGTGACGCAGCAGCTGGCAAAGGGCTTAGGCTTACCCCGTGGGCGTGTGTTCGGCACAGGTACCGGACTGGATACCTCCCGTCTGCTCTCTGCACTGGCAAGACAGACCGGCATTGACCATAAATCCATTACAGCGTATATGTTGGGCGAGCATGGGAATCAGCAGTTTGCGGCATGGAGCAATGTTTCCTTCCGAGGAAAATCCTTGGAAGAATGGGCAAAGACGGATGAACGCTTCCGCTTTGACAGGGATGCCCTGCAGAAGGAATCCATCCGCGGCGGCTGGGTCACATTTTCCGGAAAATACTGCACGGAATACGGCATTGCAACTACGGCGGCGCGCATGGTAAGCATTGTGCTGCATGATGAAAAGCAGATTATGCCTGCAAGTGCAGAGCTTTGCGGAGAATATGGCGAGAAGGACGTATTTGTCGGCGTGCCCTGCGTGATTGGCAAAAACGGCGTGGAGGAGGTCGTAGAGCTTTCTCTGAATGAGAGAGAAAAGGAAGAGCTGAAAAAATCCTGCGATGTCATCCGCGGCAATATTAAGATGGTGGAAGAAAAGAAATAA
- a CDS encoding D-alanine--D-alanine ligase family protein, giving the protein MVSKKTVAVIFGGQSSEHEVSRTSAVMMLQALDKEKYQVLSVGITKKGQWLIYNGPVEHVKTGEWEKFGTPVSLSPDATKKCFLKIVGGNVKEIPVDVVIPVLHGAWGEDGTIQGLLEMAQIPYVGCGVLASAVSMDKVYTKMIAKAARIPQAKYLWLHKNDLEEKRERILDHAEKKLGYPCFVKPSNAGSSVGISKAKNREQLSAALDFAAGYDRKVIIEEAIDAREFECAVLGNEEPMVSGVGEVLSAAEFYDYDAKYNNSDSRTVIPAEVEEEKTEEMRRIARKIFRAVDGSGLARVDFFIDKKTGRVLFNELNTMPGFTPISMYPMLWVQAGMTETELMDRFIELALKRDSGIRG; this is encoded by the coding sequence ATGGTCAGCAAGAAAACGGTTGCAGTGATTTTTGGAGGACAGTCCTCCGAGCATGAGGTTTCCAGAACTTCGGCGGTGATGATGCTGCAGGCACTGGATAAGGAGAAATATCAGGTATTGTCGGTCGGAATTACGAAAAAAGGGCAGTGGCTGATTTACAACGGGCCTGTAGAGCATGTGAAAACAGGCGAATGGGAAAAATTCGGCACGCCCGTGAGCCTTTCTCCTGATGCGACGAAGAAATGCTTTCTGAAAATCGTCGGGGGAAATGTGAAGGAAATCCCTGTGGATGTGGTGATTCCCGTGCTGCACGGCGCATGGGGCGAGGACGGTACGATTCAGGGGCTTTTGGAGATGGCGCAGATTCCCTATGTGGGGTGCGGCGTGCTGGCATCTGCCGTTTCTATGGATAAGGTATACACGAAGATGATTGCGAAGGCGGCAAGGATTCCGCAGGCAAAGTATCTTTGGTTGCATAAGAACGACCTTGAGGAAAAGAGAGAGAGAATTCTCGACCATGCGGAGAAAAAGCTGGGCTATCCCTGCTTTGTGAAGCCCTCCAACGCGGGCTCCTCTGTGGGCATTTCCAAGGCGAAAAACAGAGAGCAGCTTTCCGCGGCACTGGACTTTGCGGCAGGCTATGACAGAAAGGTCATCATAGAGGAAGCGATTGATGCGAGAGAATTTGAGTGTGCGGTGCTGGGCAATGAAGAGCCGATGGTCAGCGGCGTGGGCGAGGTACTTTCTGCGGCGGAATTTTATGATTATGATGCAAAATACAACAACAGCGACTCCCGTACGGTGATCCCTGCGGAGGTGGAGGAAGAAAAGACAGAGGAAATGCGCCGTATTGCCAGAAAGATTTTCCGTGCCGTGGACGGCAGCGGACTGGCGAGAGTGGATTTTTTCATTGACAAAAAAACAGGAAGAGTGCTCTTTAATGAGCTGAATACCATGCCGGGCTTTACACCCATCAGCATGTACCCGATGCTCTGGGTGCAGGCAGGCATGACGGAAACAGAACTGATGGACCGCTTCATCGAGCTTGCGCTCAAGCGCGATTCGGGCATCAGAGGATGA
- a CDS encoding helix-turn-helix transcriptional regulator, which translates to MKNLKLKAARAAKDLSQEQLAQLVGVTRQTIGMIEAGNYNPTLNLCIAICKALDRTLDELFWEE; encoded by the coding sequence TTGAAAAATCTGAAATTAAAGGCGGCAAGAGCCGCGAAGGACCTCTCTCAGGAACAGCTTGCTCAGTTGGTCGGCGTAACGCGCCAGACCATCGGCATGATTGAAGCAGGGAACTACAACCCGACGCTCAATCTCTGCATTGCCATCTGCAAAGCATTGGACAGAACGCTGGATGAGTTATTCTGGGAGGAATAA
- a CDS encoding ECF transporter S component, giving the protein MEQKNRRISTRQLVSMAMLGAISIVLVAVIHFPLIPAAAFLEYDPADIPILICAFAYGPLAGLLLTVVVCFIQGFTVSAQSGIIGIVMHIFATGCCVLVTGNIYKRNKTRKTAVIALILGALVQTAAMVLMNMIFTPLFMGAPLETVLALMIPAIIPFNVLKAGINGVITFFLYKSISHLMKGN; this is encoded by the coding sequence ATGGAACAAAAAAACAGAAGAATTTCAACCAGACAGCTGGTTTCTATGGCGATGCTTGGGGCAATCTCCATTGTGCTGGTGGCAGTGATACATTTTCCGCTGATTCCTGCGGCGGCGTTTCTGGAATATGACCCGGCGGATATCCCGATTCTCATTTGCGCCTTTGCGTATGGCCCGCTGGCAGGGCTGCTGCTGACGGTTGTGGTCTGCTTCATACAGGGCTTTACGGTCAGCGCGCAGAGCGGCATTATCGGCATTGTGATGCATATTTTTGCAACAGGCTGCTGCGTACTGGTGACGGGGAACATTTATAAAAGAAACAAGACGAGAAAAACGGCGGTCATTGCGCTGATTCTGGGGGCATTGGTGCAGACGGCGGCAATGGTGCTGATGAATATGATTTTTACGCCGCTTTTCATGGGTGCGCCCCTGGAAACGGTGCTTGCGCTGATGATTCCTGCAATCATTCCCTTTAATGTGCTGAAGGCAGGCATCAACGGTGTGATTACCTTCTTTTTATACAAATCCATTTCCCATCTGATGAAGGGGAATTAA
- the trxA gene encoding thioredoxin has protein sequence MKQLKSQEFQAEVLESKVPVLVDFSATWCGPCQMMGPVLEQLSAEYEGKAKIVKVDIDESMDLAQKYRIMSVPNMIIFKDGAPVDAVIGAVPANHLKEKLDAVL, from the coding sequence ATGAAGCAACTCAAATCTCAGGAATTTCAGGCAGAGGTACTGGAAAGCAAGGTGCCCGTACTGGTGGACTTTTCCGCGACATGGTGCGGCCCCTGCCAGATGATGGGCCCCGTTTTGGAGCAGCTTTCCGCAGAATACGAGGGAAAGGCGAAAATTGTAAAGGTGGATATTGATGAATCCATGGATTTGGCGCAGAAATACCGCATTATGAGCGTACCAAACATGATTATCTTTAAGGATGGCGCGCCTGTGGATGCAGTGATTGGCGCAGTGCCTGCAAATCATCTGAAGGAAAAGCTGGATGCTGTTTTGTAA
- a CDS encoding Tex family protein: MDIIRKLREEFGITQSQAENTVRLLDEGNTVPFIARYRKEMTGSLDDQIIRQLSERLTALRNLEDRRTQVRTAIAEQGRLTDALAAKLDAAQTQTEIEDIYRPFRPKRRTRASIAKEKGLQPLADIIWGQKLIGTPEEAAKAFVDSGQGVDTVLDAINGAMDILAEQISDDADLRKLLREETIKCGAIVSKKTKDEPSVYEMYYDYREPLKKAAGHRVLAMNRGEKEGFLSVKIEGEEEKLLQRMEKRLIRRSSDTADILREVIADSYKRLIAPSLEREIRNDLTEQAEEAAIGVFRENLRQLLLQPPISGKVVLALDPAYRTGCKIAVIDATGKPLETTVVYPTPPQNKTAEAEKKLLGLIGKYGVDLISIGNGTASRESELFVAEMLKKTKRRVQYIIANEAGASVYSASKLGAEEFPDYDVSLRSAVSIGRRIQDPLAELVKIDPKSIGVGQYQHDMNQKRLGEALGGVVEDCVNSVGVDLNTASPALLSYVAGIHATVAKNILKYREEHGKFTARRELLKVAKLGPKAYEQCAGFLRLPESEMPLDRTGVHPESYAAAEGLLALCGYGLADVAARKVSGLAKKIKSPEKTAAELGIGVPTLEDIMRELEKPGRDPREDAPAPVLRSDVLSMEDLQEGMVLTGTVRNVIDFGVFVDIGVHQDGLVHISQICDRFIKHPLEAVKLGDVVQVKVLSVDLQKKRIALTMKGI; the protein is encoded by the coding sequence ATGGATATTATAAGGAAATTACGGGAAGAATTTGGAATAACGCAGAGTCAGGCGGAAAATACCGTAAGGCTGCTGGATGAGGGCAACACCGTCCCCTTTATCGCCCGCTACCGCAAGGAAATGACAGGCTCTTTGGATGACCAGATTATTCGGCAGCTTTCCGAGCGGCTGACAGCTCTCCGCAATCTGGAGGACAGGCGGACACAGGTGCGGACAGCTATTGCCGAGCAGGGCAGGCTGACAGATGCACTTGCGGCAAAGCTGGATGCCGCCCAAACACAGACGGAAATCGAGGATATCTACCGCCCGTTTCGCCCGAAACGCCGCACCAGAGCGTCGATTGCGAAGGAGAAGGGCCTACAGCCTTTAGCGGATATTATTTGGGGGCAGAAGCTGATTGGTACGCCGGAGGAAGCGGCAAAAGCCTTTGTGGACAGTGGACAGGGAGTGGACACCGTTTTGGACGCAATAAATGGCGCAATGGACATCCTTGCGGAACAGATTTCGGATGATGCCGATTTACGAAAATTGCTGCGCGAGGAAACGATAAAATGCGGCGCGATTGTTTCCAAAAAAACGAAGGACGAACCCTCCGTCTACGAAATGTATTATGACTATCGGGAGCCGCTCAAAAAAGCGGCGGGGCATCGCGTTCTGGCGATGAACCGCGGCGAGAAGGAGGGCTTCCTTTCCGTGAAAATCGAAGGGGAGGAGGAAAAGCTGCTGCAAAGGATGGAGAAAAGGCTCATCCGCAGAAGCAGTGATACCGCCGATATTCTGCGAGAGGTTATCGCGGATAGCTATAAGCGGCTGATTGCGCCCTCGCTGGAGCGCGAAATCCGCAATGACCTGACGGAGCAGGCTGAGGAAGCCGCCATTGGCGTATTTCGGGAAAACCTCAGACAGCTTTTATTGCAGCCGCCCATCAGCGGAAAGGTTGTGCTTGCGCTTGACCCTGCATACCGCACAGGCTGTAAGATTGCGGTGATTGATGCAACGGGCAAGCCTCTGGAAACTACGGTGGTTTATCCCACACCGCCGCAGAACAAAACCGCCGAGGCTGAGAAAAAGCTGCTCGGCCTGATTGGAAAATACGGCGTGGATTTAATCTCCATCGGCAACGGCACAGCCTCAAGGGAATCGGAGCTTTTTGTGGCGGAAATGCTGAAAAAAACAAAGCGGAGGGTGCAGTATATCATTGCGAATGAGGCAGGGGCATCGGTATATTCCGCATCCAAGCTGGGCGCGGAGGAATTTCCCGATTATGATGTTTCGCTGCGGAGCGCGGTTTCCATCGGCAGAAGAATCCAAGACCCCTTGGCGGAGCTGGTGAAAATCGACCCGAAATCCATCGGTGTGGGACAATATCAGCATGATATGAACCAAAAGCGTCTCGGCGAGGCACTCGGCGGCGTGGTGGAGGATTGTGTAAACAGCGTCGGGGTGGATTTGAATACGGCAAGCCCTGCGCTGCTTTCCTATGTGGCAGGCATTCACGCAACAGTGGCGAAAAATATCCTTAAATATCGGGAGGAGCATGGGAAATTTACTGCCAGAAGGGAGCTTTTAAAGGTAGCAAAGCTTGGCCCGAAGGCATACGAGCAGTGCGCAGGCTTTTTGCGGCTGCCCGAAAGCGAAATGCCGCTGGACAGAACGGGGGTACATCCCGAAAGCTATGCGGCGGCGGAGGGCCTGCTTGCGCTGTGCGGCTATGGCTTGGCGGATGTTGCGGCAAGGAAGGTCAGCGGCTTGGCAAAGAAAATCAAATCTCCCGAAAAGACGGCGGCAGAGCTTGGAATCGGCGTGCCGACCCTGGAGGATATCATGCGTGAGCTGGAAAAGCCGGGACGAGATCCCCGTGAGGATGCCCCTGCGCCCGTGCTCCGCAGTGATGTGCTTTCCATGGAGGATTTGCAGGAGGGCATGGTGCTGACGGGAACGGTGCGCAATGTCATTGATTTCGGCGTGTTTGTGGATATTGGGGTGCATCAGGATGGCTTGGTGCATATTTCCCAGATTTGCGATAGATTCATCAAGCATCCCCTAGAGGCGGTCAAGCTGGGGGATGTGGTGCAGGTGAAGGTGCTGTCGGTGGATTTGCAGAAAAAGCGGATAGCGTTGACGATGAAGGGGATTTGA
- a CDS encoding MBL fold metallo-hydrolase, which translates to MLTKVYNEPRIFQIDVPLPDNPLRNLNCYVVQDGGETLIIDTGFNRPECREALLEGLAELDANWEKTNLFLTHLHSDHTGLAPTLMEDKPGKIYISATDHRILWEHMKGARWQETDALFHREGFTREQLAELRLSNPARGLEPTRYFEAEHVADGDEITVGRWKFTCVSVPGHTPGQMCLYCAEKKLMFTADHILFDITPNITQWKDMRDALGNYLDSLVKIRGYAMETALPAHRKNEMDVYVRINQIVEHHLTRLCETVNALEAQPNSHATAIAAHLKWSMRGKTWEEFPLSQRWFAVGETIAHLEYLMERGLAKREEGGAQRAYRLTVSAAECKEELNKIWENYR; encoded by the coding sequence ATGCTGACAAAAGTTTATAACGAACCCCGTATTTTTCAGATAGATGTCCCTCTGCCTGATAACCCTCTGCGGAATCTCAACTGCTATGTGGTGCAGGATGGCGGCGAAACCCTTATTATTGATACAGGCTTTAACCGCCCCGAATGTCGGGAAGCGCTTCTGGAAGGGCTTGCAGAGCTGGATGCGAATTGGGAGAAAACGAACCTTTTCCTTACCCATCTGCACTCTGACCATACAGGTCTGGCCCCTACCCTGATGGAGGATAAGCCGGGCAAAATCTATATCAGTGCAACCGATCATCGGATTCTGTGGGAGCACATGAAGGGCGCACGTTGGCAGGAAACGGATGCACTTTTTCATCGGGAGGGCTTCACGAGAGAGCAGCTTGCAGAGCTGCGGCTTTCAAACCCTGCGCGTGGTCTGGAGCCAACCCGTTATTTTGAAGCGGAGCATGTTGCGGATGGGGATGAAATCACTGTCGGCAGATGGAAATTCACCTGTGTGTCCGTTCCTGGGCACACACCGGGACAGATGTGTCTGTACTGCGCGGAGAAAAAACTGATGTTCACCGCAGATCATATTTTGTTTGATATTACGCCGAATATTACTCAGTGGAAGGACATGCGCGATGCACTGGGGAATTATCTGGACAGCCTTGTCAAAATCCGCGGCTATGCAATGGAAACGGCATTGCCTGCCCATCGGAAAAACGAAATGGATGTATACGTCCGCATTAACCAGATTGTGGAGCATCATCTGACGCGGCTTTGCGAAACGGTCAACGCACTGGAGGCACAGCCGAACAGCCATGCAACAGCGATTGCGGCGCACTTGAAATGGTCGATGCGCGGCAAAACATGGGAGGAGTTCCCCTTGTCGCAGCGGTGGTTCGCCGTGGGGGAAACCATTGCGCATCTGGAATATCTGATGGAGCGCGGTCTGGCAAAGCGAGAGGAGGGCGGCGCGCAAAGAGCCTATCGGCTGACAGTCTCCGCGGCGGAATGTAAGGAAGAATTGAACAAAATCTGGGAGAATTACCGTTAA
- the rpsR gene encoding 30S ribosomal protein S18 translates to MIRKRGRRKKRVCQCCADKVTTVDYKDISKLRRYVSERGKILPRRITGNCAKHQRALTTAIKRARHVSLMPYTQD, encoded by the coding sequence ATGATTAGAAAACGTGGTCGCAGAAAAAAACGCGTTTGCCAGTGCTGTGCAGATAAAGTAACAACAGTTGATTACAAGGATATCAGCAAGCTGAGAAGATATGTTTCCGAAAGAGGCAAAATTCTTCCCAGAAGAATCACAGGCAACTGTGCAAAGCACCAGAGAGCGCTGACAACAGCAATCAAGAGAGCAAGACACGTATCCCTGATGCCCTATACACAGGACTAA